From one Meles meles chromosome 18, mMelMel3.1 paternal haplotype, whole genome shotgun sequence genomic stretch:
- the WIPI1 gene encoding WD repeat domain phosphoinositide-interacting protein 1 isoform X2 has product MEAEAADGPPGGAEAALSCFSFNQDCTSLAIGTKAGYKLFSLSSVEQLDQVHGSTEIPDVYIVERLFSSSLVVVVSHTKPRQMNVYHFKKGTEICNYSYSSNILSIRLNRQRLLVCLEEAIYIHNIKDMKLLKTILDIPANPTGLCALSINHSNSYVAYPGSLTTGEIVLYDGHSLKTVCTIAAHEGTLAAITFNASGSKLASASEKGTVIRVFSVPDGQKLYEFRRGMKRYVTISSLVFSMDSQFLCASSNTETVHIFKLEHLSNSRPEEPSTWTGYMGKMFMAASNYLPTQVSDMMNQDRAFATGRLNFSGQRNICSLSTIQKLPRLLVASSNGHLYIYNLDPQDGGECVLIKTHSLISSGTTEENKENDLRPSLPQSYAATVARPSTSSASTVPGYSEDGGALRGEVIPEHEFATGPVCLDDENEFPPIILCRGSQKGKTKQS; this is encoded by the exons ATGGAGGCCGAGGCGGCGGACGGCCCCCCGGGCGGGGCCGAGGCGGCGCTCAGCTGCTTCTCCTTCAACCAGGACTGCAC ATCCCTAGCAATTGGAACCAAAGCCGGTTATAAGCTGTTCTCCTTGAGTTCTGTGGAGCAACTGGACCAAGTCCACGGAAgca CCGAGATCCCGGATGTGTACATCGTGGAGCGCCTTTTCTCCAGCAGCCTGGTGGTGGTGGTCAGCCACACGAAGCCGCGGCAGATGAACGTCTACCACTTCAAGAAAGGCACGGAGATCTGTAACTACAGCTACTCCAGCAACATCTTGTCCATACGGCTGAACCGGCAG AGGCTGCTGGTGTGCCTGGAGGAGGCCATTTACATTCACAACATCAAGGACATGAAGCTGTTGAAGACCATCCTGGATATTCCTGCAAACCCAACAG GTCTGTGTGCCCTCTCTATCAACCATTCCAACTCGTATGTGGCCTACCCTGGAAGCCTGACTACAGGCGAGATCGTGCTTTACGATGGACACTCCCTG AAAACAGTCTGCACGATTGCTGCCCACGAGGGGACGCTGGCCGCCATCACCTTCAATGCCTCGGGCTCCAAACTAGCGAGTGCCTCTGAAAAG GGCACGGTCATCCGGGTGTTCTCTGTACCAGACGGGCAAAAGCTCTACGAGTTTCGGAGAGGCATGAAAAG GTACGTGACGATCAGCTCGCTCGTGTTCAGTATGGACTCTCAGTTCCTCTGTGCCTCCAGCAACACCGAGACCGTGCACATCTTCAAGCTGGAGCACCTCAGTAACAG CCGACCAGAAGAACCTTCCACCTGGACTGGCTACATGGGAAAAATGTTCATGGCTGCTTCCAACTACCTCCCCACCCAGGTGTCAGACATGATGAACCAGGACAGGGCCTTCGCCACCGGACGTCTGAACTTCTCTGGGCAGAGGAACATCTGCTCGCTCTCCAC GATCCAGAAACTGCCGAGGCTGCTGGTCGCGTCGTCTAATGGACACCTTTACATCTACAACTTGGACCCTCAGGACGGAGGAGAATGTGTCTTAATCAAGACCCACAG CTTGATTAGCTCAGGAACAacggaagaaaataaagaaaatgacctCAGACCTTCATTACCTCAGTCTTACGCAGCAACTGTAGCCAGACCAAGCACCTCGTCGGCCTCCACGGTGCCAG GTTACTCTGAGGACGGCGGAGCCCTCCGAGGAGAGGTTATTCCTGAACATGAGTTTGCCACGGGACCAGTGTGTCTTGATGATGAGAATGAATTCCCCCCT
- the WIPI1 gene encoding WD repeat domain phosphoinositide-interacting protein 1 isoform X1 produces the protein MEAEAADGPPGGAEAALSCFSFNQDCTSLAIGTKAGYKLFSLSSVEQLDQVHGSTEIPDVYIVERLFSSSLVVVVSHTKPRQMNVYHFKKGTEICNYSYSSNILSIRLNRQRLLVCLEEAIYIHNIKDMKLLKTILDIPANPTGLCALSINHSNSYVAYPGSLTTGEIVLYDGHSLKTVCTIAAHEGTLAAITFNASGSKLASASEKGTVIRVFSVPDGQKLYEFRRGMKRYVTISSLVFSMDSQFLCASSNTETVHIFKLEHLSNSRPEEPSTWTGYMGKMFMAASNYLPTQVSDMMNQDRAFATGRLNFSGQRNICSLSTIQKLPRLLVASSNGHLYIYNLDPQDGGECVLIKTHSLISSGTTEENKENDLRPSLPQSYAATVARPSTSSASTVPGYSEDGGALRGEVIPEHEFATGPVCLDDENEFPPLRSWACPANLVRGSLGLCLQNTGHCKWVFVFVFCLFCF, from the exons ATGGAGGCCGAGGCGGCGGACGGCCCCCCGGGCGGGGCCGAGGCGGCGCTCAGCTGCTTCTCCTTCAACCAGGACTGCAC ATCCCTAGCAATTGGAACCAAAGCCGGTTATAAGCTGTTCTCCTTGAGTTCTGTGGAGCAACTGGACCAAGTCCACGGAAgca CCGAGATCCCGGATGTGTACATCGTGGAGCGCCTTTTCTCCAGCAGCCTGGTGGTGGTGGTCAGCCACACGAAGCCGCGGCAGATGAACGTCTACCACTTCAAGAAAGGCACGGAGATCTGTAACTACAGCTACTCCAGCAACATCTTGTCCATACGGCTGAACCGGCAG AGGCTGCTGGTGTGCCTGGAGGAGGCCATTTACATTCACAACATCAAGGACATGAAGCTGTTGAAGACCATCCTGGATATTCCTGCAAACCCAACAG GTCTGTGTGCCCTCTCTATCAACCATTCCAACTCGTATGTGGCCTACCCTGGAAGCCTGACTACAGGCGAGATCGTGCTTTACGATGGACACTCCCTG AAAACAGTCTGCACGATTGCTGCCCACGAGGGGACGCTGGCCGCCATCACCTTCAATGCCTCGGGCTCCAAACTAGCGAGTGCCTCTGAAAAG GGCACGGTCATCCGGGTGTTCTCTGTACCAGACGGGCAAAAGCTCTACGAGTTTCGGAGAGGCATGAAAAG GTACGTGACGATCAGCTCGCTCGTGTTCAGTATGGACTCTCAGTTCCTCTGTGCCTCCAGCAACACCGAGACCGTGCACATCTTCAAGCTGGAGCACCTCAGTAACAG CCGACCAGAAGAACCTTCCACCTGGACTGGCTACATGGGAAAAATGTTCATGGCTGCTTCCAACTACCTCCCCACCCAGGTGTCAGACATGATGAACCAGGACAGGGCCTTCGCCACCGGACGTCTGAACTTCTCTGGGCAGAGGAACATCTGCTCGCTCTCCAC GATCCAGAAACTGCCGAGGCTGCTGGTCGCGTCGTCTAATGGACACCTTTACATCTACAACTTGGACCCTCAGGACGGAGGAGAATGTGTCTTAATCAAGACCCACAG CTTGATTAGCTCAGGAACAacggaagaaaataaagaaaatgacctCAGACCTTCATTACCTCAGTCTTACGCAGCAACTGTAGCCAGACCAAGCACCTCGTCGGCCTCCACGGTGCCAG GTTACTCTGAGGACGGCGGAGCCCTCCGAGGAGAGGTTATTCCTGAACATGAGTTTGCCACGGGACCAGTGTGTCTTGATGATGAGAATGAATTCCCCCCT